In the genome of Cryptomeria japonica chromosome 8, Sugi_1.0, whole genome shotgun sequence, one region contains:
- the LOC131857912 gene encoding uncharacterized protein LOC131857912 codes for MDGKSMHDIEPLQQISACLYNYLLESYHVIYMEHGIPLEEAPSYVRCVLGRPVASISGCEHTHSQPTADAHPTTLPQHIEVGQDTPPTPIYTSVDRATIPGTEFLGMFTTMLTEPETEGDHVAVGSLHDSNITRIRQALHVGGEGITLGLMYRDLDVVTDQGVHQETQDEKELHKMNHSSHKCSRVQHARDGGVRDPKLLLCREIVSRESDEIGVVEQFRGVCTDPSEPIPPFENDRRHRWRRRGGRGVEGGGGGGGDGGGGGGFSGVGGGGGGGGGGFGGGGGFGGDGGGGQ; via the exons ATGGATGGTAAAAGCATGCATGACATAGAACCTTTACAACAGATAAGTGCATGCTTATACAATTATCTCCTAGAATCATATCACGTCATTTATATGGAGCATGGGATCCCACTAGAGGAGGCCCCATCATATGTTAGGTGTGTACTTGGTAGACCGGTTGCCTCTATCAGTGGTTGTGAGCATACACATTCTCAACCTACTGCTGATGCACATCCTACTACCCTGCCCCAGCATATAGAAGTTGGTCAGGACACACCTCCTACTCCTATTTATACATCAGTTGATCGGGCCACAATACCAGGTACCGAATTTTtggggatgttcactaccatgcttacGGAGCCAGAAACTGAGGGGGATCATGTTGcagtgggctccttgcatgattctAACATCACTAGGATTAGACAAGCCTTACATGTTGGaggagag ggtatcacgtTAGGGTTGATGTATAGAGATTTGGATGTTGTCACTGACCAAGGTGTTCACCAAGAGACACag GATGAGAAAGAATTGCACAAGATGAACCATTCATCTCACAAATGTTCTAGAGTCCAGCATGCGCGCgatggaggtgttagagaccccaag CTCCTACTATGTAGAGAGATAGTTTCCCGAGAGAGTGATGAGATAGGGGTTGTCGAGCagttcaggggagtatgcacgg ATCCTTCTGAGCCCATACCACCTTTTGAGAATGACAGGAGACatcgatggaggaggagaggaggcagGGGTGTagaaggaggtggtggtggaggaggagatggaggtggtggaggaggttttAGTGGAGTaggaggaggtggagggggtgggggAGGTGgatttggtggtggtggtggatttggaggtgatGGTGGTGGAGGACAATGA